A window from Leifsonia shinshuensis encodes these proteins:
- a CDS encoding ROK family transcriptional regulator has translation MTDSARDSVLVAADAAELLAILRDGIPRTRAQLAELTGMARSTIASRIDTLTGAGLVAPAGDDVSSGGRPPARIRFNPDSRVIVAIDLGATHGVVALANLAGTIVASESRRLRIAEGPEVILDWALETASELYIASGRQPEELIGVGVGVPGPVEHSTGLPVNPPIMPGWDRFDIPAYIRRVFDVPVLVDNDVNLLALGEQALMYPDETDLLFVKVATGVGAGIISGGRLQRGALGSAGDLGHVRVPFGTDTPSHGEQDADLESLVSGPAIARSLAAAGFPAATSDDVVELARSGNPAVHNAIRQAGRDLGAVVATCVNLLNPSTIVVGGSLSRVGEQLLAGMREVVYQRSTPLATQHLTITQSRSGETGGVIGAAIMVVQRALDPEAGIPRTLFR, from the coding sequence ATGACCGACAGCGCGCGAGACTCGGTGCTCGTCGCCGCAGACGCCGCGGAGCTGCTGGCGATCCTGCGCGACGGCATCCCGCGCACCCGCGCGCAGCTCGCCGAGCTGACCGGGATGGCGCGGTCGACCATCGCGTCGCGGATCGACACCTTGACCGGAGCGGGCCTCGTCGCGCCCGCCGGCGACGACGTGTCGTCGGGCGGCCGCCCTCCGGCGCGCATCCGCTTCAACCCCGACTCCCGCGTCATCGTCGCGATCGATCTGGGCGCCACCCACGGCGTCGTCGCCCTGGCGAACCTCGCCGGCACGATCGTGGCCAGCGAGTCGCGCCGCCTCCGCATCGCCGAGGGGCCGGAGGTCATCCTCGACTGGGCGCTCGAGACGGCGAGCGAGCTGTACATCGCCTCCGGCCGCCAGCCCGAGGAGCTCATCGGCGTCGGCGTGGGCGTCCCCGGCCCGGTCGAGCACTCGACCGGGCTGCCGGTCAACCCGCCGATCATGCCCGGATGGGACCGGTTCGACATCCCCGCCTACATCCGCCGGGTGTTCGACGTGCCCGTGCTCGTCGACAACGACGTCAACCTGCTGGCGCTGGGCGAGCAGGCGCTCATGTACCCGGACGAGACCGACCTCCTGTTCGTGAAGGTGGCGACGGGCGTCGGCGCCGGCATCATCAGCGGCGGCCGCCTGCAGCGCGGGGCCCTCGGCTCCGCCGGCGACCTAGGCCACGTCCGCGTCCCCTTCGGCACCGACACACCCAGCCACGGCGAGCAGGACGCCGACCTGGAGTCCCTGGTGAGCGGACCGGCCATCGCCCGGTCGCTCGCGGCGGCCGGCTTCCCCGCCGCGACCAGCGACGACGTCGTCGAGCTGGCACGCAGCGGCAACCCCGCCGTGCACAACGCGATCCGTCAGGCGGGCCGCGACCTCGGAGCCGTGGTCGCGACCTGCGTGAACCTCCTCAACCCGTCGACCATCGTGGTCGGCGGGAGCCTCTCCCGCGTCGGCGAGCAGCTGCTCGCCGGGATGCGCGAGGTCGTCTACCAGCGGTCGACACCGCTCGCGACGCAGCATCTCACCATCACGCAATCGCGCTCCGGCGAGACCGGCGGCGTCATCGGCGCCGCCATCATGGTCGTCCA
- a CDS encoding sugar phosphate isomerase/epimerase — protein MQLYTVRELLTEDTVGTLKRIADIGFTQVEPFAFLDFGDALRDGLAEAGLSAPTTHQGFIGGDLDRVFESAKALGIQTVIDPFVAPDKWQSADDVAKTAEQLNAAAEVAARYGIRVGYHNHDHEISSTIDGVTALEFFAGRLAPEVVLEVDTYWVAVGGADPVSFLPKLGDRVVALHIKDGPGTHETKDQVAVGQGSLPIEQIIAAAPEALRVIELDDSRGDRFQAVADSFAFLTSKGLA, from the coding sequence GTGCAGCTGTACACGGTCCGCGAACTCCTGACCGAAGACACGGTCGGAACCCTGAAGCGCATCGCCGACATCGGGTTCACCCAGGTGGAGCCGTTCGCCTTCCTCGACTTCGGTGACGCGCTTCGCGACGGCCTGGCCGAGGCTGGTCTCTCCGCGCCGACCACGCACCAGGGCTTCATCGGGGGCGACCTCGACCGGGTGTTCGAGTCGGCGAAGGCCCTCGGCATCCAGACGGTCATCGACCCGTTCGTCGCTCCCGACAAGTGGCAGAGCGCCGACGACGTCGCGAAGACGGCGGAGCAGCTCAACGCCGCCGCCGAGGTCGCCGCCAGGTACGGCATCCGCGTGGGGTACCACAACCACGATCACGAGATCTCCAGCACCATCGACGGCGTCACGGCGCTCGAGTTCTTCGCCGGCCGGCTCGCGCCCGAGGTCGTCCTCGAGGTCGACACGTACTGGGTCGCCGTGGGCGGCGCGGACCCGGTGTCCTTCCTGCCGAAGCTGGGCGACCGCGTGGTCGCGCTGCACATCAAGGACGGCCCCGGCACGCACGAGACGAAGGACCAGGTCGCCGTCGGCCAGGGCTCGCTGCCGATCGAGCAGATCATCGCCGCGGCCCCTGAGGCGCTCCGCGTGATCGAACTCGACGACTCGCGCGGCGACCGCTTCCAGGCCGTCGCCGACAGCTTCGCCTTCCTCACCTCGAAGGGCCTCGCGTGA
- a CDS encoding Gfo/Idh/MocA family oxidoreductase, whose protein sequence is MSAGRVGVGVIGAGVISNEYLGNLTSFPDLDVRFVADIDLERAQAQAEKYGVPGSGTVEELLADDAIEIVVNLTIPKVHVDVALQALAAGKNVWSEKPFALDRASGRELLEAGHAKGLRVATAPDTFLGSGIQSARRLIEHGDIGAPLTALTLMQSPGPESWHPNPDFLFQEGAGPLFDIGPYYLTALVQLFGPVARVSAVASKARESRIIGSGPRAGEEFAVTVPTHVSALYEFESGQTAQAVFSFDSKLGRTQFEVAGIDGTVVVPDPNTFEGELLVHDADGVNTVPSTGTTATRGIGVVELARAIRAGVPERASGEQAYHVLDIMVSTIEAGESRTPVEVESTVEVAPALPEDWDPRAATLA, encoded by the coding sequence GTGAGCGCCGGGCGCGTCGGAGTCGGCGTCATCGGCGCCGGTGTCATCAGCAACGAGTACCTCGGCAACCTCACTTCGTTCCCCGACCTCGACGTGCGGTTCGTCGCCGACATCGACCTCGAGCGCGCACAGGCGCAGGCCGAGAAGTACGGCGTCCCCGGGTCCGGGACGGTCGAGGAGCTGCTCGCCGACGACGCCATCGAGATCGTCGTCAACCTGACCATTCCGAAGGTGCATGTCGACGTCGCCCTGCAGGCGCTCGCCGCGGGCAAGAACGTCTGGAGCGAGAAGCCGTTCGCCCTCGACCGCGCGAGCGGACGCGAACTGCTTGAGGCGGGCCACGCCAAGGGCCTCCGGGTCGCGACCGCGCCCGACACGTTCCTCGGTTCCGGCATCCAGTCCGCCCGGCGACTGATCGAGCACGGCGACATCGGAGCGCCGCTCACCGCGCTCACGCTCATGCAGAGCCCGGGGCCGGAGTCGTGGCACCCGAACCCCGACTTCCTGTTCCAGGAGGGCGCGGGGCCGCTGTTCGACATCGGCCCGTACTACCTGACCGCGCTCGTGCAGCTCTTCGGACCGGTCGCACGGGTCAGCGCCGTCGCGTCGAAGGCGCGGGAGAGCCGCATCATCGGATCGGGTCCGCGCGCCGGCGAGGAGTTCGCCGTCACGGTCCCGACCCACGTCAGCGCCCTGTACGAGTTCGAGAGCGGGCAGACGGCGCAGGCCGTGTTCAGCTTCGATTCGAAGCTCGGCCGCACCCAGTTCGAGGTCGCGGGGATCGACGGCACGGTCGTCGTTCCCGACCCGAACACCTTCGAAGGCGAGCTGCTGGTGCACGACGCCGACGGCGTGAACACGGTTCCGTCGACCGGAACCACCGCCACGCGTGGCATCGGTGTGGTGGAGCTCGCCCGGGCCATCCGGGCCGGCGTGCCCGAGCGGGCGTCCGGCGAGCAGGCGTACCACGTGCTCGACATCATGGTGTCGACCATCGAGGCGGGGGAGTCGCGGACGCCGGTCGAGGTGGAGAGCACCGTCGAGGTCGCTCCCGCCCTGCCGGAGGACTGGGACCCGCGCGCGGCGACCCTGGCGTGA
- a CDS encoding Gfo/Idh/MocA family oxidoreductase, translating into MSEGTDGNEPTAMATAATNGGLTRRDGTAAGANLRVAIVGGGFMAEVHSRAARAARADVAGIVSSTPERSVAAAERLGIGRAYSSLEEVLSDDTIDLVHVTTPNALHAEQAAAVLAAGKDVVCEKPLATTVADAEGLVAAAEGRTATVPFVYRFHPMVREARSRFASGEAGRVLSINASYLQDWLLGESDDNWRVDARQGGRSRAFADIGSHLVDLVEFVSGDRVSRVSATKRTVFAERASHSGITTEDAVAVVVETHSGALGTLLVSQVAPGRKNRLWLEIAGSAESVAFDQEQPETLWIGRRKGSLIVPRDADQLSEDAARLCVVPSGHPQGYQDAFNAFVADTYAAVAGESPDGLPRFADGLRAVRVTDAVIDSAESGAWVDIAQ; encoded by the coding sequence ATGAGCGAGGGTACGGACGGGAACGAGCCGACCGCCATGGCGACGGCGGCGACGAACGGCGGGCTGACCCGCCGGGACGGAACCGCGGCGGGCGCGAACCTCCGCGTCGCGATCGTGGGTGGCGGCTTCATGGCGGAGGTGCACTCCCGCGCCGCCCGCGCCGCACGGGCCGACGTGGCGGGCATCGTCTCCTCCACGCCGGAGCGTTCGGTGGCGGCGGCGGAACGGCTCGGAATCGGCCGGGCGTACTCCTCGCTCGAGGAGGTGCTGTCCGACGACACCATCGACCTGGTGCACGTCACCACGCCCAACGCCCTGCACGCGGAGCAGGCCGCCGCCGTGCTCGCCGCGGGCAAGGATGTGGTGTGCGAGAAGCCGCTGGCGACGACGGTCGCCGACGCCGAAGGCCTCGTGGCCGCGGCGGAGGGACGCACGGCCACGGTGCCCTTCGTGTACCGCTTCCACCCGATGGTGCGTGAAGCGCGCTCGCGGTTCGCCTCCGGTGAGGCTGGCCGCGTGCTCAGCATCAACGCGTCCTACCTCCAGGACTGGCTGCTCGGCGAGAGCGATGACAACTGGCGGGTGGATGCGCGCCAGGGCGGTCGCTCCCGGGCGTTCGCCGACATCGGGTCGCACCTCGTCGACCTGGTCGAGTTCGTCAGCGGCGACCGCGTCAGCCGGGTGTCCGCGACGAAGCGCACGGTGTTCGCCGAGCGGGCCTCGCACAGCGGGATCACCACGGAGGACGCGGTCGCCGTCGTGGTCGAGACGCACTCCGGCGCACTCGGCACCCTGCTGGTGTCGCAGGTCGCGCCGGGCCGTAAGAACCGGCTCTGGCTCGAGATCGCCGGAAGCGCCGAGAGCGTCGCCTTCGACCAGGAGCAGCCGGAGACGCTGTGGATCGGCCGGCGGAAGGGCAGCCTGATCGTGCCGCGCGACGCCGACCAGCTCAGCGAGGACGCGGCGCGCCTGTGCGTGGTCCCGTCCGGGCACCCGCAGGGATACCAGGACGCGTTCAACGCGTTCGTGGCGGACACGTACGCCGCCGTCGCGGGCGAGAGCCCCGACGGCCTCCCGCGCTTCGCCGACGGCCTGCGGGCCGTGCGGGTCACCGACGCGGTGATCGACTCGGCCGAGTCGGGCGCCTGGGTCGACATCGCACAGTAG
- a CDS encoding sugar phosphate isomerase/epimerase family protein, whose product MTDETREAPATESGRTHPVTLFTGQWADLTLEEVAKYASEWGYDGLEIACSGEHLDVWRAAEDDAYLQERLDLLDRYGLKVWAISNHLKGQAVCDDPIDFRHQAIVGSKVWGDGDPEGVRQRAAEELKLTAKVARKLGVDTVVGFTGSSIWPYVAQFPPVPAEVFDRGYQDFADRWNPILDVFDGEGVRFAHEVHPSEIAYDYWTSVRTLEAIDHREAFGFNWDPSHMMWQDIDPVGFIVDFQDRIYHVDCKDTRLRPKNGRAGVLGSHLPWGDPRRGWDFVSTGHGDVPWEDAFRALESIGYTGPISIEWEDAGMDRLHGAKEAVGYIRSLLWKQPTASFDAAFSNQD is encoded by the coding sequence ATGACGGACGAGACACGTGAAGCCCCCGCGACGGAGTCGGGGCGGACGCACCCGGTCACCCTGTTCACCGGGCAGTGGGCCGACCTCACGCTGGAGGAGGTCGCGAAGTACGCCTCCGAGTGGGGCTACGACGGCCTCGAGATCGCCTGCTCCGGCGAGCACCTCGACGTCTGGCGCGCCGCGGAGGACGACGCCTACCTGCAGGAGCGCCTCGATCTGCTCGATCGGTACGGGCTGAAGGTGTGGGCCATCTCCAACCACCTCAAGGGTCAGGCCGTCTGCGACGACCCGATCGACTTCCGCCACCAGGCGATCGTCGGCTCCAAGGTGTGGGGCGACGGCGACCCCGAGGGCGTCCGCCAGCGCGCGGCCGAGGAGCTCAAGCTGACCGCCAAGGTCGCCCGCAAGCTGGGCGTGGACACGGTCGTCGGCTTCACCGGCTCCAGCATCTGGCCCTACGTCGCCCAGTTCCCGCCCGTCCCGGCCGAGGTGTTCGACCGCGGCTACCAGGACTTCGCCGACCGCTGGAACCCCATCCTCGACGTGTTCGACGGCGAGGGCGTGCGGTTCGCGCACGAAGTGCACCCGTCCGAGATCGCCTACGACTACTGGACCAGCGTGCGGACGCTCGAGGCGATCGACCACCGCGAGGCGTTCGGCTTCAACTGGGACCCCAGCCACATGATGTGGCAGGACATCGACCCCGTGGGCTTCATCGTCGACTTCCAGGACCGCATCTACCACGTGGACTGCAAGGACACGCGTCTGCGGCCGAAGAACGGCCGGGCCGGGGTGCTCGGTTCGCACCTCCCGTGGGGCGACCCGCGCCGCGGCTGGGACTTCGTCTCCACCGGGCACGGCGACGTGCCGTGGGAGGACGCGTTCCGGGCGCTCGAGTCCATCGGCTACACCGGTCCGATCTCCATCGAGTGGGAGGACGCCGGGATGGACCGCCTCCACGGCGCGAAGGAGGCGGTGGGCTACATCCGCTCCCTGCTGTGGAAGCAGCCGACAGCGTCGTTCGACGCGGCCTTCAGCAACCAGGACTGA
- a CDS encoding DedA family protein translates to MANDLANFFGDVGPLVFYLAVWGLVFAGTALFVGVFIPFITGDSLLFGAGILTGTNPELSIWVLAIGVGVAAVLGDQVGFWLGRRFGRPYLTRRGGRWVQAGVRRAERFYELFGWWSVVISRYIPWGRVFIPPIAGISAMRYWRFLTANIVGALSWGVLITVIGYFAAVNPSVRPLAYVVAGVVILASIVAGVRAWLLDRRARRRVSPGC, encoded by the coding sequence ATGGCCAACGACCTCGCGAACTTCTTCGGCGATGTGGGGCCGTTGGTGTTCTACCTGGCCGTCTGGGGGCTGGTCTTCGCCGGGACGGCGCTGTTCGTCGGGGTGTTCATCCCGTTCATCACCGGTGACTCGCTGCTGTTCGGCGCGGGCATCCTCACCGGGACGAACCCGGAGCTGTCCATCTGGGTGCTCGCCATCGGCGTCGGGGTGGCCGCGGTGCTCGGCGACCAGGTCGGCTTCTGGCTCGGCCGCCGGTTCGGCCGTCCGTACCTGACCCGCCGCGGCGGGCGCTGGGTGCAGGCGGGCGTGCGCCGGGCGGAGCGCTTCTACGAGCTCTTCGGCTGGTGGTCGGTGGTCATCAGCAGGTACATCCCGTGGGGACGCGTCTTCATCCCTCCGATCGCCGGCATCAGCGCGATGCGGTACTGGCGCTTCCTCACCGCGAACATCGTCGGAGCACTCAGCTGGGGCGTGCTGATCACCGTGATCGGGTACTTCGCCGCCGTGAACCCGAGCGTGCGCCCGCTCGCCTACGTGGTCGCCGGGGTGGTCATCCTGGCCTCGATCGTCGCGGGCGTGCGCGCCTGGCTGCTCGATCGCCGGGCGCGCCGCCGCGTCAGTCCTGGTTGCTGA
- a CDS encoding isochorismatase family protein, with product MTTLDGRNATALLVIDVQNGVIGEAYRRDEIVERIRGLVDRAREESVPVVWIQHSDENLPYGSEAWEYVAELRRADDEPLVPKQYADAFEDTTLEAVLADAGVGRIVVTGSQTDECIRGTIHGAVVRGYDVTLVGDAHTTEDLSPWGAPPPELVIAHTNLYWSNHRAPGRTAEVVDAAEVAFG from the coding sequence ATGACGACTCTCGACGGGCGGAACGCGACGGCGCTGCTGGTGATCGACGTGCAGAACGGGGTGATCGGCGAGGCGTACCGGCGGGACGAGATCGTGGAGAGGATCCGCGGCCTGGTGGATCGGGCGCGCGAGGAGTCCGTGCCGGTGGTGTGGATCCAGCACTCGGACGAGAACCTGCCCTACGGCAGCGAGGCCTGGGAGTACGTCGCGGAGCTGCGTCGCGCCGACGACGAGCCGCTCGTGCCCAAGCAGTACGCGGACGCGTTCGAGGACACGACCCTGGAGGCGGTGCTGGCGGATGCGGGCGTCGGACGGATCGTCGTGACGGGCTCGCAGACCGACGAATGCATCCGCGGGACGATCCACGGCGCGGTCGTCCGCGGTTACGACGTCACCCTGGTGGGCGACGCGCACACGACCGAGGACCTCTCGCCCTGGGGTGCGCCGCCTCCCGAGCTGGTGATCGCCCACACGAATCTGTACTGGTCGAACCACCGCGCTCCCGGCCGGACCGCCGAGGTGGTGGACGCGGCGGAGGTCGCCTTCGGCTGA
- a CDS encoding pentapeptide repeat-containing protein: protein MTSAGETITGEDWYGRDLDGVEFTGMVFDNVDMTELRSTGATFTECVFRTVRFNVSEHDESAFVNCRFESCNFFDSTFRRCKLTGSTFHHCEFPLLKVEGGNWSFVSLRRAELRGATFEGVRLREADLSEARCQEARFEGCDLSAALITGADLTAASIAGSDVTGVDPSDVVLRGTVIDERQAVVLAEALGMVVVPLG, encoded by the coding sequence GTGACCAGCGCGGGCGAGACCATCACAGGCGAGGACTGGTACGGGCGCGACCTCGACGGCGTCGAGTTCACCGGGATGGTGTTCGACAACGTGGACATGACCGAGCTCCGGAGCACCGGCGCCACGTTCACCGAGTGCGTGTTCCGCACCGTTCGCTTCAACGTCAGCGAGCACGACGAGTCGGCGTTCGTGAACTGCCGGTTCGAGTCGTGCAACTTCTTCGACAGCACGTTCCGCCGGTGCAAGCTGACCGGGAGCACCTTCCACCACTGCGAGTTCCCGCTGCTGAAGGTGGAGGGCGGCAACTGGTCGTTCGTCAGCCTGCGCCGCGCGGAACTGCGCGGGGCGACCTTCGAGGGCGTCCGGCTGCGCGAGGCCGACCTCTCGGAGGCCCGCTGCCAGGAGGCGCGGTTCGAGGGATGCGACCTCAGTGCCGCGCTCATCACCGGCGCCGACCTGACCGCCGCCAGCATCGCGGGAAGCGATGTGACCGGCGTCGACCCGTCGGACGTCGTGCTGCGCGGGACCGTGATCGACGAACGCCAGGCCGTCGTGCTCGCCGAGGCGCTCGGGATGGTGGTCGTCCCCCTCGGCTGA
- a CDS encoding ABC transporter ATP-binding protein: MYTLTDVTKKYSQSKRQVVALDDVSLEIPDGQLVAIQGPTGGGKSTLLQMLGALDRPTAGSVQLGADSLSKQRDGRLAKIRAKEIGFVFQGFNLIPTLTAQENVETALAPLKVSGAERKRRAAEALASVGLADRGNHLPSELSGGQQQRVAIARALVKNPEVLLADEPTGNLDEETRDEIMDLLEGLWRDRGLTVVIVTHDSAVAKRAQRRLHIKHGRVDEVA, translated from the coding sequence ATGTACACCCTCACCGACGTCACGAAGAAGTACAGCCAGTCCAAGCGCCAGGTCGTCGCCCTCGACGACGTGAGCCTGGAGATCCCGGACGGCCAGCTCGTCGCCATCCAGGGCCCGACCGGCGGCGGCAAGTCGACGCTGCTGCAGATGCTGGGAGCGCTCGACCGGCCCACCGCCGGCTCCGTGCAGCTCGGCGCCGACAGCCTCTCGAAGCAGCGGGACGGCAGGCTGGCGAAGATCCGGGCGAAGGAGATCGGCTTCGTCTTCCAGGGCTTCAACCTGATCCCCACCCTGACCGCGCAGGAGAACGTGGAGACGGCGCTCGCGCCGCTGAAGGTGAGCGGCGCCGAGCGCAAACGCCGCGCGGCGGAGGCGCTGGCCTCGGTAGGGCTCGCGGACCGCGGCAACCACCTGCCGTCGGAGCTGTCCGGCGGCCAGCAGCAGCGCGTCGCCATCGCGCGCGCCCTGGTCAAGAACCCGGAGGTGCTCCTCGCCGACGAGCCCACCGGCAACCTGGACGAGGAGACCCGCGACGAGATCATGGACCTGCTGGAGGGGCTGTGGCGCGATCGCGGCCTGACCGTGGTGATCGTCACGCACGACTCTGCCGTGGCCAAGCGGGCTCAGCGCCGGCTGCACATCAAGCACGGGCGGGTCGACGAGGTGGCCTGA
- a CDS encoding ABC transporter permease, whose protein sequence is MFGTYLRRELLNRRKQTIIIAIGMALAIALVIIVNAVSAGVRQAQESVLQSVYGVGTDITVSQPATTQNATAEQGQGGGPRFDFGAQAGTDTGTARQVNTSRLQTTRGATVMDASTLTTVKGVKNVASAASVLSLTNTSFSGTLPNFQQLRQERESGQAAAPTAPPTGGADGAGGSSFTVDSFSVLGLDPAGKSVGPLASVTLTGGRSFTAADAGKDVVVLDASYAKTASKAVGDTVTIGGTDFSVIGIVAATGSDATTAANAYIPLDVAQTLSGQTGKISSVYVKAASSGDIDQIKTDISKAVSGATVSTQADLASTVSGSLGSAGELIANLGTWLSVIVLAAAFLIAILFTISGVTRRTREFGTLKAIGWSNGRIVGQVAGESVVQGVIGGVIGVAIGLLGVLIVNVISPTLTGSVARGTTNAARTGFGGAGGAGTGGTGTSGAAERGFGGAFGAAREAATTSANIALHAPVTLWVIVGAVALAVLGGLLAGAIGGWRASRLRPAAALRSVA, encoded by the coding sequence ATGTTCGGGACCTACCTGCGGCGCGAGCTGCTCAACCGCCGCAAGCAGACGATCATCATCGCGATCGGGATGGCCCTCGCGATCGCCCTGGTCATCATCGTCAACGCCGTGTCCGCCGGCGTCCGGCAGGCGCAGGAGAGCGTGCTGCAGTCCGTCTACGGCGTCGGCACGGACATCACGGTCAGCCAGCCGGCCACCACGCAGAACGCCACCGCCGAGCAGGGCCAGGGCGGCGGACCGCGATTCGACTTCGGCGCGCAGGCGGGGACCGACACGGGCACGGCCCGGCAGGTCAACACCTCGCGGCTGCAGACGACGCGCGGCGCGACCGTGATGGACGCGTCCACGCTGACCACGGTGAAGGGCGTCAAGAACGTCGCGTCCGCGGCGTCGGTGCTGTCGCTGACCAACACGAGCTTCAGCGGCACGCTGCCGAACTTCCAGCAGCTGCGGCAGGAGCGGGAGAGCGGTCAGGCGGCCGCCCCCACCGCGCCGCCCACGGGGGGCGCGGACGGCGCCGGCGGCAGCTCGTTCACCGTCGACTCGTTCTCCGTGCTCGGTCTGGACCCGGCCGGCAAGTCCGTCGGACCGCTCGCCTCGGTCACGCTGACCGGCGGGCGCAGCTTCACCGCGGCCGACGCGGGCAAGGATGTGGTGGTGCTCGACGCGAGCTACGCCAAGACGGCGAGCAAAGCCGTCGGCGACACCGTCACGATCGGCGGGACGGACTTCTCCGTGATCGGGATCGTCGCGGCCACGGGCTCCGACGCCACCACCGCGGCCAACGCCTACATCCCGCTGGATGTCGCCCAGACCCTCTCCGGGCAGACCGGCAAGATCTCGTCCGTCTACGTGAAGGCGGCATCCTCGGGCGACATCGACCAGATCAAGACCGACATCAGCAAGGCGGTCTCCGGCGCGACCGTGAGCACCCAGGCCGACCTCGCGTCCACGGTCTCCGGCTCACTCGGCAGCGCCGGGGAGCTCATCGCGAACCTCGGAACCTGGCTCTCGGTCATCGTGCTCGCGGCGGCGTTCCTGATCGCCATCCTGTTCACGATCTCGGGCGTCACCCGGCGCACCCGCGAGTTCGGCACGCTGAAGGCGATCGGGTGGTCCAACGGCCGCATCGTCGGCCAGGTGGCCGGCGAGTCAGTGGTGCAGGGCGTCATCGGAGGGGTGATCGGCGTGGCCATCGGCCTCCTCGGCGTGCTCATCGTCAACGTCATCTCGCCCACCCTCACCGGCAGCGTCGCCCGCGGCACCACGAACGCGGCGCGCACCGGATTCGGCGGCGCGGGCGGGGCCGGGACGGGCGGGACCGGGACGAGCGGAGCAGCGGAACGCGGCTTCGGCGGCGCCTTCGGAGCGGCGCGCGAGGCGGCCACCACCTCCGCGAACATCGCCCTCCACGCACCCGTGACCCTCTGGGTCATCGTCGGAGCGGTCGCCCTCGCGGTGCTCGGCGGCCTGCTCGCCGGCGCGATCGGCGGCTGGCGTGCCTCCCGCCTCCGCCCCGCCGCCGCCCTGCGCTCGGTCGCCTGA
- a CDS encoding FAD-dependent oxidoreductase encodes MQQQAQVVVIGGGYAGVAAANRLSGHPGVSVTLVNSRPVFVERIRLHQLAAGTDDALVEFGKVLAPSVRLVVDVVERIDAPARRLELASGDRLGYDHLVYAAGSVRAPAGVPGAAEHTLAIAQLGDADRLREELAALAPTAPIAVVGGGPLGIEVASELAEQGRSVTLYCGGPLGPSLHPRGRRSVARRLDALGVAVVDGPASRVAAVERDAVVLADGSTRSTALTIWAAGFVAPDLARLSGLTTDAAGRLLTDETLTSIDDDRIVAAGDSAAPSGLPLRMSCQAAEPLGGHAADTVLRRVDGRQPEPFVMAFVGLCISLGRRHGIFQFEHRNDTATRAHIGGRAGAAVKELVCRGTVQQLVLEARHPGATRLPAAFGDRERRRMLAVDASDAVGAGANRGREGA; translated from the coding sequence ATGCAGCAGCAGGCCCAGGTCGTGGTTATCGGAGGCGGGTACGCGGGTGTCGCCGCGGCCAACCGGCTCAGCGGGCACCCCGGCGTGTCCGTGACCCTGGTGAACTCACGACCGGTGTTCGTCGAGCGCATCCGGCTCCACCAGCTGGCGGCGGGCACCGACGACGCCCTCGTGGAGTTCGGAAAGGTTCTGGCGCCGTCGGTCCGCCTCGTCGTCGACGTCGTCGAGCGCATCGACGCACCGGCCCGGCGGCTGGAGCTCGCCTCCGGGGACCGGCTCGGCTACGACCACCTCGTCTACGCCGCGGGCAGTGTCCGTGCGCCGGCCGGCGTTCCGGGCGCCGCCGAGCACACCCTCGCGATCGCGCAGCTCGGCGACGCGGACCGGCTGCGGGAGGAGCTCGCCGCGCTCGCCCCCACGGCCCCCATCGCCGTCGTGGGCGGCGGTCCGCTCGGCATCGAGGTCGCCTCGGAGCTCGCCGAGCAGGGCCGCTCCGTCACGCTGTACTGCGGCGGACCGCTCGGGCCGTCGCTGCATCCGCGAGGCCGGCGATCGGTCGCCCGGCGCCTGGACGCACTGGGCGTCGCCGTCGTGGACGGCCCCGCGTCGCGGGTGGCGGCGGTCGAGCGGGATGCGGTCGTCCTGGCGGACGGAAGCACACGCTCCACCGCGCTCACCATCTGGGCTGCCGGTTTCGTGGCACCCGACCTCGCCCGGCTCAGCGGGCTCACCACCGATGCCGCCGGCCGCCTCCTCACCGATGAGACGCTGACCAGCATCGACGACGACCGCATCGTCGCGGCGGGCGACTCCGCCGCACCGTCCGGGCTCCCGCTGCGGATGAGCTGCCAGGCCGCCGAACCGCTCGGCGGCCACGCGGCCGACACGGTGCTCCGCCGGGTCGACGGACGGCAGCCCGAGCCGTTCGTGATGGCGTTCGTCGGACTCTGCATCAGCCTCGGCCGCCGTCACGGGATCTTCCAGTTCGAGCACAGGAACGACACGGCGACCCGGGCGCACATCGGCGGGCGCGCCGGCGCGGCGGTCAAGGAGCTGGTGTGCCGGGGAACCGTGCAGCAGCTCGTCCTCGAGGCACGGCATCCGGGAGCGACCCGGCTCCCCGCCGCCTTCGGCGACCGGGAGCGCCGCCGTATGCTCGCTGTGGACGCGTCGGACGCCGTCGGCGCAGGCGCGAATCGCGGACGGGAGGGTGCATGA